Proteins encoded together in one Candidatus Poribacteria bacterium window:
- a CDS encoding tetratricopeptide repeat protein, with product MSHYQFLIWMCILLITIGNSTIASEEAMSLFAQGITELNAGELDAALETFKQVTTLAPDFADAHYHLGLVYYQKAEFRKAIEAFTRTLELLPRDIDALIKLGLASHKTGDIDVADTRAKRAFYEQAVAAYQTALEIRPHNVEALNNLGLAYQELGRFDEAIAVYEEGLALSPDQPQLYANLATARDLQSGIYSLAAHRHYQVGVRAKRAGRMEAAIAAWKQAVAESPKYLKASLQLADFYFESGAYEQAIQTYLSAITLVSENQISQPAGTANIFYNLGNSYLRAQQLEAAISAYQQAVDMNPEMVSAWANMGTALLEMEWLDAAIVACQSALQAHTTALSLGKVSGVSAPELRRIEFIRKTAQDIKTGEYTMQAYRLWRQGLSAGNRGDAQTALKLWEQAVTLSPRYATAHENLAWGYFNLKQFDAAIQAGKTVQTLRPSPQVAQLITFASELKAGKYPLAAYQLWEQGRRAGAAGNLEAAVTLLLRAIEAGPEFAAAYNTLAWLYADKLGTNLAEAEKLARRALELDPDATHINDTLGWILYKQGRYAEALTVFKEALTHAPNNAEYLYHGSLAAVKNGQTSQALEYLTRAIALDERIRQRVETQSEFDAIRFTPAFRAIVR from the coding sequence ATGTCCCATTATCAATTCTTAATTTGGATGTGTATCCTTCTTATTACTATAGGGAATTCAACCATCGCAAGCGAGGAGGCGATGTCCCTGTTTGCACAAGGGATCACGGAATTAAACGCGGGAGAACTGGATGCTGCGCTTGAGACCTTCAAGCAGGTTACGACACTCGCGCCTGATTTCGCTGATGCACACTATCACCTCGGATTGGTTTACTACCAGAAGGCAGAATTCCGCAAAGCCATTGAAGCGTTTACCCGAACTTTAGAACTTCTGCCGCGCGACATAGATGCTCTCATCAAATTAGGATTGGCTTCCCACAAAACAGGCGATATCGATGTCGCCGATACCCGTGCGAAGCGTGCCTTCTATGAACAAGCAGTCGCAGCATATCAAACCGCTCTTGAAATTCGACCGCATAACGTAGAGGCACTCAACAATTTAGGACTGGCATATCAAGAATTAGGTCGGTTTGATGAGGCAATTGCGGTGTATGAGGAGGGATTGGCACTCAGTCCAGACCAACCCCAGCTCTATGCCAATCTCGCAACTGCGCGCGACTTACAGTCTGGCATTTATTCGCTCGCTGCGCATCGACACTATCAGGTAGGTGTACGTGCCAAGCGTGCAGGACGAATGGAGGCGGCAATAGCAGCTTGGAAGCAAGCTGTCGCCGAAAGCCCAAAGTATTTGAAAGCGTCCCTTCAGTTGGCTGATTTCTACTTTGAGAGCGGTGCATACGAGCAGGCAATCCAGACGTATCTTTCGGCAATTACGTTGGTATCCGAAAATCAGATTTCTCAGCCTGCGGGTACAGCGAACATTTTCTATAACCTCGGGAACAGTTATTTACGCGCACAGCAGTTGGAAGCAGCGATCTCTGCCTACCAACAAGCCGTAGATATGAATCCTGAGATGGTAAGTGCTTGGGCAAATATGGGGACTGCTTTACTTGAAATGGAATGGTTGGACGCTGCTATCGTGGCGTGTCAGTCGGCACTCCAGGCGCATACCACAGCTCTTTCCTTGGGCAAAGTTTCGGGTGTGTCAGCACCTGAATTAAGGCGTATTGAATTCATCCGCAAGACCGCTCAAGATATAAAAACCGGGGAATACACGATGCAGGCGTATCGCCTATGGAGACAGGGACTTTCTGCGGGAAACCGCGGAGATGCCCAGACGGCTCTTAAGTTATGGGAACAGGCAGTCACCCTGAGTCCTCGCTACGCAACGGCACACGAAAATTTAGCGTGGGGGTATTTCAATCTAAAACAGTTTGACGCTGCGATCCAAGCGGGGAAGACTGTTCAAACCCTTCGTCCGAGTCCACAGGTCGCGCAGTTAATCACATTTGCCAGCGAACTTAAAGCAGGAAAGTATCCATTGGCGGCTTATCAGCTCTGGGAACAGGGACGGCGCGCCGGGGCGGCAGGGAATCTGGAGGCAGCGGTTACGCTGCTCTTGCGAGCCATCGAAGCCGGTCCCGAATTTGCCGCGGCATACAATACATTGGCATGGCTCTATGCTGATAAATTGGGAACGAACTTAGCAGAAGCAGAAAAGTTAGCCAGGCGCGCCCTTGAACTCGACCCCGATGCAACGCATATTAATGATACACTCGGCTGGATACTGTATAAGCAGGGACGCTACGCTGAAGCCCTTACCGTCTTTAAGGAAGCACTCACTCACGCACCCAATAACGCTGAATACCTATATCACGGCAGTTTGGCTGCGGTGAAAAATGGGCAAACTTCTCAAGCATTGGAATATCTAACCCGAGCCATTGCCCTTGATGAACGTATTAGACAGAGAGTCGAAACCCAAAGCGAATTCGATGCCATCCGTTTTACACCAGCATTCCGCGCAATCGTCCGGTAG